The genomic stretch CGGGCCAGCTGCAGGCTGTGGTCGGTGTCGTTGGTGCCGGCTCCGGCAACGACGAAGGCCCGGTCTCCGACCGCGTCCACCACGGCCCGGACCAGCTGGGCTTTCTCCGCATCGCTGGTGGTCGGGGACTCGCCGGTGGTGCCGTTGACGACGAGGCCGTCGTTGCCGGAGTCCACCAGGTGCGCGGCGAGCTGCTGCGCGCCGTCGAGGTCGAGAGCGCCATCCGCCGTGAACGGCGTGACCATGGCGGTCAGCACCCGCCCGAAGGGGGTCTGCGGTGTGGAAGTCGGAGCCATGGGTCCCACGCTACTCGTAGCGCACCTCGGGTCGCGCCCCTGGGGAGCCGGGATGTGGACTCCGGCACTGCTTGCTCGGGGGTTCAAGCAGTGCCGGGTCCGTTTCCTCAGCGTAGATGAACTTCTCAAAATGCCGCAATACGGACACCTGGCACGTCTGTGCGGCCGGTAAGGCTCCGGCGGACGACGGCCGCCCCGCACGGCGGTCCGGCGGGCCATCCCGGGGGCCGGCCGCCTTACGGGGCGATACGGCCGTTGGCGTTGAACGCGGCGTAGGTGAGCGGCATCAGGCGCGCCCAGTGGGCCTCCATCAGCTCGCCGACCATCTCGATCTCGCGCTGCGGGAAGGACGGCACGGCCGCCAGCTCGTGCTGGGTGCGCAGCCCCAGGAAGTGCATGAGCGAACGGGCGTTGCAGGTCGCGTACATGGAGGAGAACAGGCCGACGGGCAGGACCGAGCGGGCGACCTCACGGGCCACACCGGCGGCCAGCATCTCCTGGTACGCGGCGTACGCCTGGCGGTAGGACTCCTCCATGGTCTTGGTGGCCAGCGCGTGCTGCTCGGGGGTGCCGGCGACGAACTCGTACTTGCCGGGGCGGCCCTGCTGGACCAGCTTGCGCGACTCGGAGGGGACGTAGAACGTCGGCTCCAGCTGCCGGTAGCGGCCGGACTCCTCGTTGTACGACCAGCCGACGCGGTGCCGCATGAACTCACGGAAGACGAAGATCGGCGCGCTGATGAAGAAGGTCATCGAGTTGTGC from Streptomyces albofaciens JCM 4342 encodes the following:
- the thyX gene encoding FAD-dependent thymidylate synthase; its protein translation is MSPSTPDESVQSPEGPAPSFRSEVTVELVKHSAADSDVLWAARVSTAGEQSLEELQKDPERSKGLINFLMRDRHGSPFEHNSMTFFISAPIFVFREFMRHRVGWSYNEESGRYRQLEPTFYVPSESRKLVQQGRPGKYEFVAGTPEQHALATKTMEESYRQAYAAYQEMLAAGVAREVARSVLPVGLFSSMYATCNARSLMHFLGLRTQHELAAVPSFPQREIEMVGELMEAHWARLMPLTYAAFNANGRIAP